Proteins encoded in a region of the Corynebacterium breve genome:
- a CDS encoding nucleotide pyrophosphohydrolase, whose product MQDLSTMEALRLFAQERNWTQFHTPENLAKSIAIEAGELLECFQWDDNSRIERVRLELADVLTYAYFLADALDEIPEALIREKLEITKTKYPVEKSYGSSTKYDEHNGSGAGD is encoded by the coding sequence ATGCAAGATCTGTCAACAATGGAAGCTCTTAGACTATTCGCTCAAGAAAGAAACTGGACACAGTTTCATACTCCTGAAAACCTCGCTAAGAGCATCGCTATTGAAGCTGGAGAGTTGCTCGAGTGCTTTCAGTGGGATGACAATTCGAGAATTGAGCGGGTTCGCCTTGAGCTGGCAGATGTACTCACCTATGCATATTTTCTAGCAGATGCGCTGGACGAAATTCCAGAAGCACTGATCCGAGAAAAACTAGAGATTACAAAAACGAAGTATCCAGTTGAAAAAAGCTACGGATCATCCACGAAGTATGACGAACACAATGGGAGTGGGGCTGGTGACTGA
- a CDS encoding metallophosphoesterase family protein has translation MSLSFSPDGHFRIVQFNDTQDTHLTDRRTIEFMEKVLDQEQPNFALINGDVISGGQGTNLEVYQSINNVVMPMESRGIPWAITFGNHEEDSTEQAGTTVFKPEMVSFVRQYEHNVNPEVVDKLPGCSNGQVLIDDAFAIWLLDSGRYISPRINAQSMQFMPIYDYIRPQQVQWFLEQATKVPGLLFFHIPTYEHADMWNGGPGKNSEFDHYEAVNHYGIVGEKNEAVDYGAFNSGIFAAALERGDIVGIYCGHDHINSYKGTYYGIELGFSPGTGFGPYGFQGEDKHRLRGARVFDLDANSSRVYQGTRLVLAKDLGLDMTPEKQPIAEPVEFPDYVRLS, from the coding sequence ATGTCACTTTCGTTCTCCCCTGACGGCCACTTCCGCATCGTCCAATTCAACGACACTCAGGACACCCACCTCACTGACCGTCGCACGATCGAGTTCATGGAAAAGGTCCTCGATCAGGAGCAGCCGAACTTCGCGCTCATCAATGGTGATGTCATCTCCGGCGGCCAGGGCACAAACCTCGAGGTCTACCAGTCGATCAACAACGTGGTCATGCCTATGGAATCTCGCGGCATCCCCTGGGCAATCACCTTTGGCAACCACGAAGAGGACTCCACCGAACAGGCTGGCACGACGGTTTTCAAGCCCGAGATGGTCAGCTTCGTTCGCCAGTACGAGCACAATGTGAACCCGGAGGTCGTCGACAAGCTTCCGGGATGTTCGAACGGGCAGGTGCTTATCGACGACGCGTTCGCCATCTGGTTGCTCGATTCCGGACGCTACATCTCTCCACGGATTAATGCTCAGTCCATGCAGTTTATGCCGATCTACGACTACATTCGCCCACAACAAGTGCAGTGGTTCTTAGAACAGGCCACGAAGGTTCCCGGCCTGTTGTTTTTCCACATTCCAACCTACGAACACGCCGACATGTGGAACGGAGGGCCGGGCAAGAACTCAGAGTTTGATCACTACGAGGCGGTCAATCACTACGGGATTGTCGGCGAAAAGAACGAGGCAGTCGACTACGGAGCCTTCAACTCCGGCATTTTTGCGGCAGCACTCGAGCGTGGCGACATCGTTGGTATCTACTGCGGCCACGACCACATCAACTCTTACAAGGGCACCTACTACGGAATTGAGCTCGGCTTTAGCCCCGGCACAGGCTTCGGTCCGTACGGCTTCCAGGGCGAAGACAAGCACCGACTGCGCGGCGCCCGCGTGTTTGATCTAGATGCCAACTCCAGCCGCGTGTACCAGGGCACTCGATTGGTTCTGGCCAAAGACTTGGGTCTAGACATGACTCCAGAAAAGCAGCCGATCGCGGAGCCGGTGGAGTTTCCTGATTATGTCCGCCTTTCATAA
- a CDS encoding FAD-dependent oxidoreductase yields MVVRQPGHKGVIGTVEEHGIPDNIDVIVIGSGGAGLTAALTAADRGASVLVVESLDIVGGATGVSAGAAWVPAHGFSTEALGVEDSIEQGRTYFMGQGRDEILDPDMIDTVLNEGPKVVRYVENNTKFGWIPAIWPDYRSDIPGASVGRALFPGPYNAEGLGDAAQYVRPALTSGMAKNPMPFWMLGGLKTDSAWIAGPALVGALLEANLVAGVNVLVEAPAENLIIENGRVTGLVVSSKSGEHTIKANNGVIIASGGFETSDELTTEYMNAPMGAHVSPRGHRGIAVQLSEEIDAELTAMEHAWWMPGVQIPGETLEGKPFARLLLGERSLPHSIMVNKDGMRFTNEAAAYDQMGGAMRVFDEERGEMVNDPAYFIFDQNFWEKYGLFGTAPGAEAPEYIMKADSLSELAERAGVNAQNLLETVDKFNPEAAKGRDPWFGRGETLFDRYFGDFYPVLGAVSPAKNFPAFTQKAQGMFAKLIGPFVNVGAKRAAKKNDSEALRKMIVGPLSKIMRPVLKAPQSSTLGPISRGPFYAVEAKSSALGTVGGPVTDTNGRVKNKAGQIVEGLYSAGNAGGAATQGFYGGAGGTIALGLIFGHLAGKMAAETPLQN; encoded by the coding sequence ATGGTTGTCCGTCAACCTGGTCACAAAGGTGTAATCGGAACCGTAGAAGAGCACGGCATTCCAGACAATATTGACGTGATTGTTATCGGTTCCGGTGGAGCAGGCCTAACTGCAGCACTGACTGCAGCGGACCGTGGTGCTAGCGTGTTGGTCGTCGAGTCGCTTGATATCGTCGGCGGAGCAACAGGTGTTTCCGCAGGTGCTGCGTGGGTTCCTGCCCATGGATTTTCGACGGAGGCGCTAGGAGTAGAGGACTCGATTGAGCAAGGTCGAACCTACTTCATGGGTCAAGGGCGTGACGAAATCCTAGACCCAGACATGATTGACACGGTTCTCAATGAAGGGCCGAAGGTCGTCCGCTATGTCGAAAACAACACGAAGTTTGGCTGGATTCCCGCTATTTGGCCCGACTACCGGTCAGATATCCCGGGCGCATCTGTGGGGCGAGCACTTTTCCCTGGTCCGTATAATGCGGAGGGGCTTGGCGATGCTGCTCAGTATGTTAGGCCAGCGCTAACAAGTGGTATGGCGAAGAATCCCATGCCTTTCTGGATGCTAGGTGGACTGAAGACCGATTCCGCGTGGATCGCCGGCCCGGCGCTAGTAGGTGCACTACTTGAAGCTAATCTTGTCGCTGGTGTCAATGTTTTGGTTGAGGCACCTGCGGAGAATCTCATTATTGAAAATGGCAGGGTTACTGGCCTCGTTGTGTCATCAAAGAGCGGTGAGCACACTATCAAAGCGAATAACGGTGTAATTATTGCATCTGGCGGTTTTGAGACATCCGACGAACTCACTACGGAGTACATGAATGCCCCAATGGGTGCTCACGTATCTCCGCGTGGACATCGAGGCATTGCGGTACAGCTATCTGAAGAAATCGATGCCGAACTTACTGCGATGGAGCATGCATGGTGGATGCCAGGCGTGCAAATACCTGGCGAAACTTTGGAAGGTAAGCCGTTCGCTCGGCTGCTCCTGGGCGAGCGGTCGCTTCCCCATTCCATCATGGTGAACAAAGACGGCATGAGGTTTACCAACGAAGCAGCAGCGTATGACCAGATGGGCGGTGCAATGCGCGTATTCGACGAAGAGCGAGGTGAAATGGTTAATGACCCTGCCTACTTCATCTTCGACCAAAACTTCTGGGAGAAGTACGGACTCTTCGGTACTGCTCCAGGTGCGGAGGCACCGGAATACATCATGAAAGCAGACTCCTTATCCGAGTTGGCAGAACGAGCAGGAGTCAATGCCCAAAATCTCTTGGAAACAGTAGATAAATTCAACCCAGAAGCCGCCAAGGGACGCGATCCGTGGTTTGGCCGTGGTGAAACACTCTTCGATCGCTACTTTGGCGACTTTTATCCGGTACTAGGGGCAGTATCCCCAGCAAAGAACTTCCCAGCTTTCACCCAGAAGGCGCAGGGGATGTTCGCAAAGTTAATTGGGCCATTCGTCAACGTCGGTGCCAAGCGTGCTGCGAAAAAGAACGATTCCGAAGCCCTGCGAAAAATGATCGTGGGACCGCTTTCCAAGATCATGCGTCCAGTCCTGAAAGCCCCACAATCATCAACGCTTGGCCCAATCTCGCGTGGCCCCTTCTATGCAGTGGAAGCGAAGTCCTCGGCCCTAGGCACGGTAGGAGGTCCAGTTACGGACACGAATGGTCGTGTAAAAAACAAGGCGGGTCAGATTGTTGAAGGACTCTACTCCGCGGGCAATGCAGGCGGTGCAGCAACTCAAGGCTTCTATGGAGGAGCCGGCGGCACAATTGCGTTGGGATTGATATTTGGGCACCTTGCGGGTAAAATGGCCGCCGAAACGCCATTGCAAAACTAA
- a CDS encoding peroxiredoxin, which produces MPRISDPAPEFVGQSTQGTVNFPSDYAGKWVILFSHPADFTPVCTSEFMTFAMMTEEFRKYNTELVGVSVDGLHSHIAWLRTIRDNMDFRGWKNVDVTFPLIDDVSMQVSQKYGMIMPGESETSAVRAVFIIDPAGKVRTILYYPLSTGRNFDEILRVVKALQTTDEFGVATPADWRPGERVIVPPAGTMDVAEKRMSGQEDGVECADWFFCTKELPEDTIENALQKK; this is translated from the coding sequence ATGCCACGCATCAGCGACCCAGCCCCAGAGTTTGTCGGCCAATCCACCCAAGGAACCGTCAACTTCCCATCCGACTACGCCGGCAAGTGGGTCATCCTCTTCTCCCACCCAGCGGACTTCACCCCAGTCTGCACCTCCGAGTTCATGACTTTCGCCATGATGACCGAGGAGTTCCGCAAGTACAACACCGAGCTTGTCGGCGTGTCCGTCGATGGCCTGCACAGTCACATCGCATGGCTGCGCACCATCCGTGACAACATGGACTTCCGTGGCTGGAAGAACGTCGATGTCACGTTCCCACTGATCGACGATGTCTCCATGCAGGTCTCCCAGAAGTACGGCATGATCATGCCTGGCGAGTCAGAGACCTCCGCCGTGCGTGCGGTCTTCATCATCGACCCAGCAGGCAAGGTTCGTACAATCCTGTACTACCCACTGTCTACCGGCCGTAACTTCGACGAAATCCTCCGCGTGGTCAAGGCTCTGCAGACTACCGACGAGTTCGGCGTAGCTACCCCAGCCGACTGGCGTCCAGGCGAGCGTGTCATCGTCCCCCCAGCTGGCACAATGGATGTCGCAGAAAAGCGCATGTCCGGCCAGGAAGACGGTGTCGAGTGCGCTGACTGGTTCTTCTGCACCAAGGAACTACCAGAAGACACCATCGAAAACGCGCTACAAAAGAAGTAA
- a CDS encoding metallophosphoesterase produces the protein MTASFNRRRLLQGGTIAAAAAAIGNFATPARAVDTANTAAPLQFNTDGTFKIMQFNDTQDDHLTDRRTLEFMGKALDHEKPNFALINGDVITSGPQDNEQVYQALNNVVMPMESRGIPWAVTFGNHDEDSTEEGGTTVFEPEMTNFVRQYRYNYNAPLDEAVYGASNTHLLVNGSTSSSPEFAIWMLDSGRYLDDALAGQPTDELPSYDYIRSSQIKWYRDLSIATEEQYGKKIPGLMYFHIPTFEHRDMWFGGPYNDTEAQHKAAVARHGIEGVKHEGVYVGAFNSGIYSAARERGDILGMYCGHDHINTFHGNYFGVELGYSPGTGFGTYGLNDGTWDMHTLRGARVFELNENTDRVYESTRLVFAKDLGIDMNPEPQKIEQPEAFPEYVTPGNSTPVPTPAPAQGSIDLSSNGLSSI, from the coding sequence ATGACCGCATCTTTCAATCGTCGTCGCCTTCTTCAGGGCGGAACCATCGCAGCAGCCGCTGCAGCAATCGGCAACTTCGCGACACCGGCACGTGCAGTAGACACCGCAAACACTGCAGCGCCACTGCAGTTCAATACCGACGGCACCTTCAAGATCATGCAGTTCAATGACACTCAGGACGATCACCTCACCGACCGTCGCACCCTCGAGTTCATGGGCAAGGCACTTGACCATGAAAAGCCGAACTTCGCGCTTATTAACGGCGACGTGATCACCAGTGGCCCACAGGACAACGAGCAGGTCTACCAGGCACTAAACAATGTCGTCATGCCGATGGAATCCCGTGGCATCCCTTGGGCAGTCACCTTTGGCAACCACGACGAAGATTCAACCGAAGAAGGTGGCACCACGGTTTTCGAGCCGGAGATGACCAACTTTGTCCGCCAGTACCGGTACAACTACAACGCCCCTCTTGACGAGGCAGTATACGGCGCATCAAACACCCATCTGCTGGTCAACGGATCCACCTCCAGCTCCCCTGAGTTCGCGATTTGGATGCTGGATTCGGGTCGCTACCTCGACGACGCCCTCGCCGGCCAGCCCACCGATGAGCTACCAAGCTACGACTACATTCGCTCGTCCCAGATCAAGTGGTACCGCGATCTGTCAATCGCAACCGAAGAACAGTACGGCAAGAAAATCCCTGGCCTAATGTACTTCCACATCCCGACTTTCGAACACCGTGATATGTGGTTCGGTGGCCCTTATAACGACACCGAAGCACAGCACAAGGCGGCAGTCGCACGCCACGGCATCGAGGGTGTGAAGCACGAGGGCGTCTACGTTGGAGCGTTCAACTCCGGTATCTACTCTGCGGCGCGCGAGCGCGGCGACATCCTAGGCATGTACTGCGGCCACGACCACATCAACACCTTCCATGGTAATTACTTCGGCGTGGAGCTCGGCTACAGCCCTGGTACCGGCTTCGGCACCTACGGCCTCAACGACGGGACCTGGGACATGCACACCCTCCGCGGTGCTCGTGTCTTCGAGCTCAACGAGAACACCGACCGTGTCTACGAATCCACCCGCTTGGTCTTCGCTAAGGACCTGGGCATCGACATGAACCCAGAGCCACAGAAGATCGAGCAGCCAGAGGCATTCCCGGAGTACGTCACTCCAGGAAATTCCACTCCTGTACCAACGCCTGCTCCTGCACAGGGCAGCATTGATCTTTCTTCGAACGGCCTGTCCTCGATCTAA
- a CDS encoding alkaline phosphatase D family protein, protein MSLSRRSFLTASGLAVSAGLTVPTSARALSSTGLSSGSSLFQGFLPSRPEITHGVATGDMRADGALVWTRSDRPARMVVETAATEDFNNARRFVAKQALTPETDGTGRVRLTGLEAGQDVHYRVTLEDLTTGAASEPVTGTFRTAPAGEEDIRFHWSADVAGQGYGINPDMDGMIGWSAMAARSPQFFLHSGDSVYSDNPIEAEVKLEDGRIWRNITSDAKSKVAETLDEFRGQYAYNLMDKHYLEFNRQVPQLMQWDDHEVSNNWYPGEILDDPRYTIEKNADVLSARGFQAFHEWQPLDSTMAVDGRIYRKVSYGPLLDIFILDMRTYKDENDKHHAGDNEYGWILGDKQRDWLINEVKNSTATWKVIANDLPLGIIMPDGDNQEGVSSGTPGEPVGREQELAHVLTAFKDIKNVVWLTADVHYCAAHEYDPNKAAYQDFAPFWEFVSGPLHAGGFGPNEMDPTFGPRVDFFHGPDYVNQSPLDDIQHFGEVDINAETKEFTVRFITTRGNVLYTKTLPAA, encoded by the coding sequence ATGTCACTGTCCCGCCGTTCTTTCCTCACCGCCTCGGGCCTGGCTGTTTCCGCAGGCCTGACCGTTCCTACATCCGCACGCGCTCTTTCCTCCACTGGACTTTCCTCCGGCTCCTCCCTTTTCCAGGGCTTCCTTCCTAGCCGCCCAGAGATCACCCACGGTGTCGCCACTGGTGACATGCGTGCTGATGGAGCACTCGTATGGACCCGTTCCGACCGTCCAGCACGCATGGTTGTAGAGACAGCGGCTACCGAAGATTTCAACAACGCGCGTCGCTTCGTCGCAAAGCAGGCTCTTACTCCTGAGACCGACGGGACCGGTCGTGTTCGCCTTACCGGCCTTGAAGCTGGCCAGGATGTCCACTACCGCGTTACCCTGGAGGATCTCACCACCGGTGCTGCATCTGAACCAGTCACCGGCACGTTCCGCACCGCCCCTGCTGGCGAAGAGGACATTCGCTTCCACTGGTCCGCAGACGTTGCTGGCCAGGGCTACGGCATCAACCCGGACATGGATGGCATGATCGGCTGGTCCGCAATGGCAGCCCGAAGCCCACAGTTTTTCCTGCACTCCGGCGACTCGGTGTACTCCGACAATCCGATCGAGGCAGAGGTCAAGCTCGAGGACGGTCGCATCTGGCGCAACATCACCTCCGATGCGAAGTCCAAGGTTGCAGAAACTCTCGACGAGTTCCGTGGCCAGTACGCATATAACTTGATGGACAAGCACTACCTGGAGTTCAACCGCCAGGTACCGCAGCTTATGCAGTGGGATGACCACGAGGTATCGAACAACTGGTACCCGGGCGAGATCCTGGACGATCCGCGCTACACCATCGAGAAAAACGCCGATGTTCTCTCTGCACGTGGTTTCCAGGCATTCCACGAGTGGCAGCCACTGGACTCCACCATGGCCGTGGATGGACGCATCTACCGCAAGGTTTCCTACGGACCGCTCTTGGACATCTTCATCCTGGATATGCGCACCTATAAGGATGAAAACGATAAGCACCACGCCGGCGACAACGAGTACGGCTGGATCCTTGGCGATAAGCAGCGTGACTGGCTGATCAACGAGGTCAAGAACTCCACCGCAACCTGGAAGGTCATCGCAAACGACCTCCCACTGGGCATCATCATGCCGGATGGCGACAATCAGGAAGGTGTCTCATCCGGCACCCCTGGCGAGCCAGTTGGCCGCGAGCAGGAGCTCGCACACGTTCTCACCGCGTTCAAGGACATCAAGAACGTTGTTTGGCTCACCGCCGACGTTCACTACTGCGCGGCTCACGAGTACGACCCGAACAAGGCTGCCTACCAGGACTTCGCCCCGTTCTGGGAGTTCGTTTCCGGCCCGCTCCACGCAGGTGGCTTTGGTCCGAACGAAATGGACCCAACCTTTGGCCCGCGTGTGGACTTCTTCCACGGACCGGATTACGTCAATCAGTCCCCACTTGATGACATCCAGCACTTCGGCGAGGTTGACATCAACGCCGAAACCAAAGAATTCACCGTTCGCTTCATCACCACCCGCGGCAATGTCTTGTACACCAAGACCCTGCCAGCAGCGTAA
- a CDS encoding acyl-CoA carboxylase subunit beta translates to MTVSSSFTDLEKLADSATTAGKIADLKKRRAEAAQPMGEKAIQRVHDKGKLTARERLDYLLDEGSFVETDQLARHRTHDFGMQAKRPVTDGIVTGWGTIDGREVCIFSQDGTVFGGALGEVYGEKMIKIMELAVTTGRPLIGLYEGAGARIQDGAVSLDLIAQTFYQNINASGVVPQISVIMGACAGGNAYSPALTDFVVMVDQKSKMFVTGPDVIKTVTGEEITQEELGGAMTHMTTAGNAHYVAKSDEEALDFVSDLVHYLPSNNRTFAPLEEHAKDEGSIDDNITADDLALDEIIPDSPTQPYDVREVIEKLTDDGEYLEIMEQRAENVVIAFGRVEGQSVGFVANQPSVYAGCLDIDSSEKAARFIRTCDAFNVPIVMLVDVPGFLPGAGQEYGGILRRGAKLLYAYGEATVPKITVTMRKAYGGAYCVMGSKGLGADVNLAWPTAQIAVMGAAGAVGFIYRKELAEAREKGLDVEELAKSFEREYEDFMLNPYLAAERGLIDAVILPSETRGAIARNLRLYKDKNVTRPARKHGNIPL, encoded by the coding sequence ATGACAGTTTCCTCAAGTTTCACGGATCTTGAAAAGCTTGCCGACAGCGCCACCACTGCCGGCAAGATCGCTGACCTGAAGAAGCGTCGCGCCGAGGCTGCCCAGCCCATGGGCGAGAAGGCTATCCAGCGCGTCCATGACAAGGGTAAACTTACTGCGCGCGAGCGCCTGGACTACCTGCTCGACGAAGGCTCCTTCGTCGAAACCGACCAGCTAGCCCGCCACCGCACCCACGACTTCGGCATGCAGGCAAAGCGTCCTGTCACTGACGGAATCGTCACCGGCTGGGGCACCATCGACGGTCGCGAGGTATGCATCTTCTCCCAGGACGGCACCGTGTTCGGCGGCGCGCTCGGCGAGGTTTACGGCGAGAAGATGATCAAGATCATGGAGCTGGCGGTCACCACAGGCCGCCCACTGATCGGGCTTTACGAAGGCGCGGGCGCCCGCATCCAAGACGGTGCCGTGTCGCTCGATCTGATCGCACAGACCTTTTACCAAAACATCAACGCATCTGGCGTGGTCCCGCAGATTTCCGTGATCATGGGCGCTTGCGCCGGCGGCAACGCATACTCCCCTGCGCTCACCGACTTCGTGGTCATGGTGGACCAGAAGTCGAAGATGTTCGTCACCGGCCCAGATGTGATCAAAACTGTCACCGGCGAAGAGATCACCCAGGAAGAACTTGGTGGCGCCATGACGCACATGACTACCGCCGGCAATGCTCACTACGTAGCTAAGTCCGACGAAGAGGCACTCGATTTCGTCTCCGACCTCGTGCATTACCTGCCATCCAACAACCGCACCTTCGCGCCACTTGAGGAACACGCGAAGGACGAAGGCTCCATCGACGACAACATCACCGCCGACGACCTAGCCCTGGACGAGATCATCCCCGACTCCCCAACCCAGCCATACGATGTCCGTGAAGTCATCGAGAAGCTTACCGACGACGGCGAATACCTCGAGATCATGGAGCAGCGCGCCGAGAACGTCGTCATCGCTTTCGGTCGCGTGGAAGGCCAGTCCGTCGGCTTCGTCGCAAACCAGCCAAGCGTTTACGCCGGCTGCCTCGACATCGACTCTTCCGAGAAGGCTGCCCGCTTCATTCGCACCTGCGACGCTTTCAACGTCCCGATCGTCATGCTTGTCGACGTCCCTGGCTTCCTCCCCGGCGCGGGCCAAGAATACGGCGGCATCCTGCGCCGCGGTGCGAAGCTGCTTTACGCCTACGGCGAAGCGACCGTGCCGAAGATCACCGTGACCATGCGAAAGGCCTATGGTGGCGCATACTGCGTAATGGGCTCCAAGGGCCTCGGCGCCGACGTCAACCTGGCGTGGCCAACCGCGCAAATCGCCGTAATGGGCGCCGCCGGTGCGGTGGGCTTTATTTACCGCAAGGAACTGGCAGAGGCTCGTGAGAAAGGCTTGGATGTCGAAGAGCTGGCCAAATCCTTCGAGCGCGAGTACGAGGATTTCATGCTCAATCCTTACCTGGCTGCAGAGCGTGGGCTGATCGACGCAGTAATCCTGCCTAGCGAGACCCGTGGCGCGATCGCACGCAACTTGCGCCTGTACAAGGACAAGAATGTCACCCGCCCGGCACGCAAGCATGGCAACATCCCGCTGTAA
- a CDS encoding biotin--[acetyl-CoA-carboxylase] ligase encodes MTQIDIETVRSRVQGHWSSVEYVDSIGSTNTELLSRGTPGAVLIAGEQTAGKGRLGRPWQSPRGTQFAFSMLIDAPSVQDIGLIPLTAGLAVTDVITQARLKWPNDVQIDGKKLAGILAEADFSGDKPHVVVGIGLNVALEKKDLPVENATSLLLEGIEYDWTALATDLLNALGRRLSEPLDLDAYRAVCSTIGQNVRLIAPGGDVYGVAEDVSPTGEIIVDGTPYSAGDVTHLRPQV; translated from the coding sequence ATGACTCAGATCGACATCGAAACTGTACGTTCGCGCGTGCAGGGCCATTGGTCAAGCGTTGAGTATGTGGACTCAATCGGTTCGACCAACACTGAACTTCTTTCGCGCGGCACCCCAGGAGCCGTGCTCATCGCTGGTGAACAAACAGCAGGCAAGGGGCGCTTGGGGCGTCCTTGGCAGTCCCCGCGCGGCACGCAGTTCGCATTCAGCATGCTTATCGACGCGCCGTCCGTCCAAGACATCGGCCTCATCCCGTTGACCGCAGGCCTTGCAGTAACTGACGTGATTACCCAGGCTCGTTTGAAGTGGCCGAACGATGTCCAGATTGATGGAAAGAAGCTCGCCGGTATCCTCGCTGAAGCTGACTTTTCCGGAGATAAGCCGCACGTGGTGGTGGGCATCGGGCTCAATGTTGCGCTGGAAAAGAAGGACTTGCCTGTAGAAAATGCAACGTCATTGCTGCTAGAGGGCATCGAATATGACTGGACCGCGCTGGCCACGGACCTCCTCAACGCGCTTGGTCGTCGTTTGTCGGAGCCCCTCGACCTTGATGCATACCGGGCGGTGTGCTCGACGATCGGGCAAAACGTGCGGCTGATCGCGCCGGGAGGCGATGTTTACGGCGTGGCGGAGGATGTCAGCCCGACTGGCGAAATCATCGTCGACGGCACGCCCTACTCAGCCGGCGATGTCACTCACTTGCGTCCGCAGGTCTAG
- a CDS encoding 5-(carboxyamino)imidazole ribonucleotide synthase, giving the protein MNATPTVTVIGDGQLARMMHTEAIELGVNLRLLAGARDSSAGQVIADVVLGDYRNLDDLRKVAEGVVTFDHEHVPTEHLHALIDDGIAVHPGPEALVNAQDKLVMREKLQEIGAPVPPFAGIQSVADADAFWDSVDGEVCLKATRGGYDGHGVWFPKSKEELEGLVEKLLGENVPLMGEQKVPFVRELSALVARRPSGEVRPWRVVESVQRDGICVEAIAPAPGMDAGLADYCQSLAVKIADELGVTGVLAVELFEYLDEDGMPQVAVNELAMRPHNTGHWTQDGCVTSQFEQHLRAVQDWPLGDVDQTAPVTVMANVLGGDEDPELPMAQRVREVMERYPQVKVHLYGKTYRAGRKIGHVNVSGQSVVKTREIARSAAHFLVTAQWL; this is encoded by the coding sequence ATGAACGCTACTCCTACAGTTACCGTGATCGGCGACGGGCAGCTCGCCCGCATGATGCATACCGAAGCGATTGAGCTTGGTGTTAATCTTCGACTGCTCGCGGGGGCCCGTGATTCCTCAGCGGGTCAGGTGATCGCTGACGTCGTACTGGGCGACTATCGCAATCTCGATGACTTGCGCAAAGTCGCTGAAGGCGTGGTTACTTTCGATCACGAACACGTTCCCACCGAGCATCTGCATGCGCTTATCGACGACGGCATTGCCGTTCACCCGGGCCCAGAGGCGCTGGTGAACGCGCAGGACAAGCTGGTCATGCGGGAGAAACTGCAGGAGATCGGCGCGCCGGTGCCTCCATTTGCCGGGATCCAGTCCGTGGCGGACGCTGATGCTTTCTGGGACTCCGTCGACGGCGAAGTGTGCTTGAAGGCGACTCGCGGTGGGTACGACGGCCATGGAGTGTGGTTCCCGAAATCGAAGGAGGAGCTTGAAGGGCTCGTCGAAAAGCTGCTCGGTGAAAACGTACCTTTGATGGGGGAGCAGAAGGTACCTTTCGTTCGCGAACTTTCTGCGCTGGTCGCGCGACGTCCATCGGGTGAGGTTCGTCCGTGGCGCGTGGTGGAATCCGTGCAGCGCGACGGTATTTGCGTGGAGGCGATTGCGCCCGCGCCAGGCATGGATGCTGGCTTGGCGGATTACTGCCAGTCGCTCGCGGTGAAGATCGCAGACGAACTCGGCGTGACCGGCGTGCTGGCAGTTGAGCTGTTCGAGTACCTCGACGAAGACGGCATGCCACAGGTGGCGGTCAACGAGTTGGCAATGCGCCCGCATAATACTGGGCATTGGACACAGGACGGTTGTGTGACCAGCCAGTTTGAGCAGCACCTGCGTGCGGTACAGGATTGGCCACTAGGTGATGTTGACCAAACTGCCCCGGTGACTGTTATGGCGAACGTACTAGGTGGTGACGAAGATCCAGAGCTGCCGATGGCGCAGCGGGTTCGCGAAGTTATGGAGCGTTACCCACAGGTCAAGGTGCATCTGTACGGGAAAACCTATCGAGCGGGTCGCAAAATCGGGCACGTGAATGTCTCCGGTCAATCGGTGGTGAAGACGCGCGAGATTGCCCGCTCGGCGGCGCATTTCTTGGTCACCGCGCAGTGGCTGTAA
- the purE gene encoding 5-(carboxyamino)imidazole ribonucleotide mutase, with product MQPLVGLIMGSDSDWDTVEPAAEVLAEFGIPFEVGVLSAHRTPERMLAYAKGAQEKGLKVIIACAGGAAHLPGMVAAATPLPVIGVPRALKDLDGIDSLLSIVQMPSGVPVATVSIGGAKNAGLLAVQILGTGNDELMQRMADYQANMAAEVERKDEALKQRLMGQ from the coding sequence ATGCAACCACTAGTAGGCCTCATCATGGGTTCGGATTCCGACTGGGACACTGTCGAACCTGCCGCAGAAGTTCTCGCTGAGTTCGGAATTCCTTTTGAAGTTGGTGTGCTTTCCGCGCACCGTACCCCAGAGCGCATGCTTGCTTACGCCAAGGGTGCACAGGAAAAGGGCCTGAAGGTCATCATCGCGTGTGCCGGCGGTGCAGCCCACCTGCCGGGCATGGTCGCTGCAGCAACTCCGCTGCCGGTGATCGGTGTCCCACGAGCACTCAAGGACCTCGACGGCATCGATTCGCTGCTGTCCATCGTGCAGATGCCGTCGGGCGTGCCGGTCGCTACCGTGTCGATTGGTGGAGCCAAGAACGCGGGCCTACTGGCAGTGCAGATTCTAGGCACCGGTAACGATGAATTGATGCAGCGCATGGCTGACTACCAGGCCAACATGGCCGCCGAAGTTGAGCGCAAGGATGAGGCTCTTAAGCAACGCCTTATGGGTCAGTAG